A genomic stretch from Empedobacter stercoris includes:
- a CDS encoding c-type cytochrome: MKARFLKRIRLWSCAIILSTFSLANAQDAGKGYELFEANCTACHQIDGELIGPELRDVEKRVQEQAGLGKEWLHAWIKDNKALRESGDAYANKIYADYNNTEMLAFPNLSDGDIDNILAYTADPDGGVKAFEEAKALKKKEAADKKAAEAAQGGGASTGIIAVGFVVLAALLLWILVRVNALVKATATEDLNSKDEQAAFSFADFFQKYQKVGGVVIAVLAFFALYNVYWGLMGVGVDKGYEPEQPIYFSHKVHAGVQGIDCQYCHSSAKYGKVSGIPSPNVCMNCHKTIKEYKGDYFEEELITSGKFADEDAVKNFYTGEIQKMYKAIGWNPETNKYDGPQKPIEWVRIHNMPDFVFFSHAQHVVAGEKAIKKAIKDGTIPNAKELNIGSGDQTCFACHGRVDEMNEVKMANDFTMGWCIECHRTTEVDMDNEYNKEYYAELHEKLKKQYGDATKITVDAIGGLECGKCHY; this comes from the coding sequence ATGAAGGCAAGATTTCTAAAAAGAATACGTTTATGGAGCTGCGCGATAATACTATCGACGTTCTCCTTAGCAAATGCCCAAGATGCAGGTAAAGGTTACGAGTTATTCGAAGCTAACTGTACAGCATGTCACCAAATTGATGGTGAGTTAATTGGGCCGGAATTACGTGATGTTGAGAAACGCGTACAAGAGCAAGCTGGACTTGGAAAAGAGTGGTTACACGCTTGGATTAAGGACAACAAAGCTTTGCGCGAATCTGGAGATGCGTATGCAAACAAAATTTATGCTGATTACAATAACACTGAGATGTTAGCTTTCCCTAACTTATCAGATGGTGATATTGATAATATTTTAGCATATACAGCAGATCCTGATGGAGGAGTGAAAGCTTTTGAGGAAGCTAAAGCTTTGAAAAAGAAGGAGGCTGCTGATAAAAAAGCTGCTGAAGCTGCACAAGGTGGAGGAGCAAGTACAGGGATTATCGCTGTAGGTTTTGTAGTTTTAGCTGCATTGTTATTGTGGATTTTAGTTCGCGTTAATGCATTGGTTAAAGCAACAGCTACAGAAGATTTAAATTCTAAAGATGAGCAAGCTGCTTTTTCTTTTGCTGACTTCTTCCAAAAATACCAAAAAGTTGGTGGTGTAGTAATTGCTGTATTAGCATTCTTTGCATTGTACAATGTGTATTGGGGATTAATGGGTGTAGGTGTTGACAAAGGTTACGAGCCGGAACAACCGATCTACTTCTCTCATAAAGTTCACGCAGGCGTGCAAGGGATTGATTGTCAGTATTGTCATAGTTCAGCGAAATACGGTAAAGTGTCTGGAATTCCTTCACCAAACGTATGTATGAACTGTCACAAAACAATCAAAGAATACAAAGGAGATTACTTCGAAGAAGAATTAATCACTTCTGGTAAATTCGCAGATGAAGACGCTGTTAAAAATTTCTACACAGGAGAAATCCAAAAAATGTATAAAGCGATTGGATGGAATCCAGAAACGAACAAATACGATGGTCCACAAAAACCAATCGAATGGGTACGTATCCACAATATGCCAGATTTCGTATTCTTTAGCCACGCACAACACGTTGTAGCTGGAGAAAAAGCGATTAAGAAAGCAATTAAGGATGGGACAATTCCAAATGCAAAAGAATTGAACATTGGATCAGGAGACCAAACTTGTTTCGCTTGTCACGGACGTGTTGATGAGATGAACGAAGTGAAAATGGCGAATGATTTCACAATGGGATGGTGTATCGAATGTCACAGAACTACTGAGGTAGATATGGACAACGAGTATAACAAAGAATATTACGCAGAACTACACGAAAAGTTAAAAAAACAGTACGGTGACGCAACTAAGATTACAGTTGATGCTATCGGAGGTTTAGAGTGTGGTAAATGTCATTATTAA
- a CDS encoding SPOR domain-containing protein, with amino-acid sequence MKKFIFLFLISFSSCGFAQNKIDTVQIINNGTLNMEIDSRINTVLKAKEDAVCVHNAPIKKNTEKKPIVHSNDPCAGTPQINGFKIQIYYSKDRKDADKVRNEFARSFPELSSQTAYFSPDYRVLVGDYFTRASASRDIRRLKSKYNSAFSIPFKVLCRKAK; translated from the coding sequence ATGAAAAAATTTATCTTTTTATTTCTTATCAGTTTTTCTAGTTGTGGTTTTGCACAAAATAAAATTGATACTGTTCAGATTATTAATAACGGTACATTGAACATGGAAATTGATAGTAGAATAAATACTGTATTAAAAGCGAAAGAAGACGCAGTCTGTGTTCATAATGCACCTATCAAAAAAAACACAGAGAAAAAACCTATTGTACATTCCAACGATCCATGTGCTGGAACACCACAAATAAATGGTTTCAAAATTCAGATATATTATTCGAAAGATAGAAAGGACGCTGACAAAGTAAGAAATGAATTTGCCCGTTCTTTTCCTGAGTTGTCGTCTCAAACCGCATACTTTTCACCAGATTATCGTGTTTTAGTTGGTGATTATTTTACAAGAGCATCAGCTTCGAGAGATATTCGTCGTTTAAAATCAAAATACAATAGCGCTTTTTCGATTCCATTCAAAGTATTGTGTAGAAAAGCAAAATAA
- the ccoG gene encoding cytochrome c oxidase accessory protein CcoG, which translates to MSDLKQDTTQLGFEIENEQFRTEVATMDRKGTRKWVYAKKPSGKYTNYRSIVSSILLILLVVLPFIKLPNGNPVFKFDVFNTNFILFGYPFFTTDFFLLAFGMIVSVVFVILFTTIYGRLFCGWVCPQTIFMESVFRRIEYWIEGDRSKQIRLDKQDWNEEKILKRGGKWTVFYIISFFFSNILFSYIIGIDELIKIYSEGPSEHAGKFLGLFIFSVLFYFVFAWFREQVCTLVCPYGRLQGVLIDKKTIQVSYDFPRGESTNGRSKFRKGEDRVAAGKGDCIDCGQCVAVCPTGIDIRNGSQLECVNCTACMDACDTIMTKINLPTGLIRHASEENIEQGKPFKLSARLIAFTFVLVAMISAMIAFTLNRSDVEVKFLQVPGKDYVVEGDYIINTMQYSLMNKTNKTYKMVVNVNGFKGGKTILLVEPNQYIEINEGELKQGLIDIKIPKSELKSYKVPVILELKDLQGKTIDHYTISFMAPF; encoded by the coding sequence ATGAGTGATTTAAAACAAGATACAACGCAACTTGGTTTTGAGATTGAAAATGAACAATTTAGAACAGAGGTTGCAACAATGGATAGGAAAGGAACTCGAAAATGGGTTTATGCAAAAAAACCTTCAGGAAAGTACACTAATTATCGTTCAATCGTTTCTTCGATTTTGTTGATTTTATTAGTGGTTTTACCTTTTATAAAATTGCCAAATGGAAATCCTGTTTTTAAATTTGATGTTTTCAATACCAATTTTATTTTATTTGGTTATCCATTTTTTACAACAGATTTTTTCTTACTTGCATTCGGAATGATTGTAAGTGTTGTTTTCGTTATTTTATTTACGACAATTTACGGACGTTTGTTCTGTGGTTGGGTTTGTCCGCAAACCATTTTTATGGAAAGTGTTTTTCGTAGAATTGAATATTGGATTGAAGGAGATCGTAGTAAACAAATACGTTTGGATAAACAAGATTGGAACGAAGAAAAAATATTGAAAAGAGGTGGAAAATGGACTGTTTTTTACATAATTTCATTTTTCTTCTCGAACATACTGTTCTCTTATATTATTGGAATTGATGAACTGATAAAAATTTATTCAGAAGGTCCATCAGAACATGCAGGTAAATTTTTAGGATTATTTATTTTTAGTGTATTATTCTATTTTGTTTTCGCCTGGTTTCGCGAACAAGTTTGTACATTGGTTTGTCCTTATGGTAGATTACAAGGTGTCTTAATTGATAAAAAAACAATTCAAGTTTCGTATGATTTTCCAAGAGGAGAAAGCACAAACGGACGTTCAAAATTTAGAAAAGGAGAAGATCGAGTTGCAGCAGGAAAAGGTGATTGTATTGATTGTGGTCAATGTGTAGCAGTTTGTCCTACCGGAATTGATATTAGAAATGGTTCGCAATTAGAATGTGTAAACTGTACTGCTTGCATGGATGCGTGCGATACAATTATGACGAAAATTAATCTACCAACAGGTTTAATTCGTCACGCTTCCGAAGAAAATATAGAACAAGGAAAACCTTTTAAACTTTCAGCAAGATTGATTGCATTTACTTTTGTTTTAGTTGCAATGATTTCTGCAATGATTGCTTTTACGCTAAATAGAAGTGATGTCGAAGTTAAATTTTTACAAGTTCCTGGTAAAGATTATGTTGTAGAAGGTGATTATATCATTAATACAATGCAATATAGTTTGATGAATAAAACAAATAAAACCTATAAAATGGTTGTAAATGTAAATGGTTTCAAAGGAGGGAAAACAATTTTGTTAGTAGAGCCTAATCAATATATTGAAATTAATGAAGGAGAATTGAAACAAGGTTTAATAGATATTAAAATTCCTAAAAGTGAACTAAAATCATATAAAGTTCCAGTTATTTTAGAATTGAAGGATTTGCAAGGAAAAACCATCGATCATTACACGATTAGTTTTATGGCTCCATTTTAA
- a CDS encoding TAT-variant-translocated molybdopterin oxidoreductase, translating to MASKKNYWKSFEELTDNTLNEKLTTNEFAEEIPVDNFLGNDNAMENSQTSRRDFLKILGFSTAAVTLAACEAPIVKSVPYVVKPENIMPGVPTYYASTVFDGYDYASVLVRTREGRPIRIDANKGAKYFGSTNARVQASVLSLYDSDKIKSPLINGGENFKATSWKDLDATVSKALASVGGKKVVILTPSLPSPTTKKLIAEFATKYPTTQHVVYDAISYSNALDAAQEVYGKRELPFYDLKNAELVVSFNADFLGDYNGGGMEGDYGVARKPGANMMRHIQVESILSLTGANADTRYPLKPTDTEKVLAEVYQGLTGGAASSKEAKAIVAELKEKGSKAVVMADGSKEAYTIAFAINQVLGSAVVSDKAVLLKESNDTVFNQFIADAKAGQVGVLLNFQTNPIYNAKNAKEIEAAFKNIGLKVGLVEKLDETASVMDVIAPVTHGLESWNDFSPITGVYSLQQPTIPRIFDSRQFQDSLIAWMTGVTEVTEVEDPNDPIMVMAVSATRQKVSPFYLYVKQNWDSAILPKLGVDFNKALYNGYNEAAETTAFTANTAAASAASAKLAAGKATEWEIQFYSKAGLGDGTQANNPWLQELPDPITRNSWDNYLTVNPNDAEKLGIKIQDNYNVTNGRMQFDGEYVNLTVNGVVLENVPVFIQPGQAIGTVGLAFGYGRTKAGKVSNNVGVNAYTLYNGTVGVSNVKIEKSSRTDKHEFANMQQQPTLMGRYEIAREVSLADFINTDRQEWNPVAKMPTWRGDSPVGEVDLWASFDRSTGPHFNLTIDMNACTGCGACVIACQAENNVPTVGKEEMRMSRDMYWLRIDRYYSDVTYNDPNGKLTQKVALESDPDNEPQQYTRLIKPEAENPDVIFQPLMCQHCNHAPCETVCPVGATSHGRQGQNMMAYNRCVGTRYCANNCPYKVRRFNWFNWANNDKFDFHMNNDLGRMVLNPDVVVRTRGVIEKCSFCIQQTQAAILKAKKENRVVKDEEFMAAAACAAACGTGAMKFGDINDDKSEVRQVSKDKRSYVLLEEIGTKPNVIYQVKVRNRKEQA from the coding sequence ATGGCTTCGAAGAAAAATTACTGGAAAAGTTTTGAGGAGTTAACTGACAATACATTAAATGAAAAGTTAACTACCAATGAATTTGCAGAAGAAATTCCCGTAGACAATTTCTTAGGGAATGACAACGCCATGGAGAATAGTCAAACTTCACGACGTGACTTTTTGAAGATTTTAGGGTTCAGTACAGCTGCTGTTACATTAGCAGCCTGTGAAGCTCCAATCGTAAAATCTGTTCCTTACGTAGTGAAACCAGAAAATATTATGCCTGGTGTGCCTACATATTATGCATCTACAGTTTTTGATGGATACGATTATGCGAGTGTATTAGTACGTACAAGAGAAGGTCGTCCAATTAGAATTGATGCAAATAAAGGAGCGAAATATTTTGGTTCTACAAATGCTCGTGTTCAAGCATCTGTATTATCATTATATGATTCTGATAAAATAAAATCACCTTTAATTAACGGTGGTGAGAATTTCAAAGCAACATCTTGGAAAGATTTAGACGCTACTGTTTCTAAAGCATTAGCATCTGTAGGAGGAAAGAAAGTAGTTATTTTAACTCCGTCTTTACCTTCTCCAACAACTAAAAAGTTGATTGCAGAATTCGCAACAAAATATCCAACAACTCAACATGTAGTATATGATGCAATTTCTTATTCGAATGCATTAGATGCTGCACAAGAAGTATACGGAAAAAGAGAATTACCATTCTATGATCTTAAGAATGCTGAATTAGTTGTTTCTTTCAACGCAGATTTCTTAGGTGACTACAATGGTGGTGGAATGGAAGGTGATTATGGTGTAGCTCGTAAACCAGGAGCAAACATGATGCGTCACATCCAAGTAGAGTCTATTTTATCTTTAACAGGAGCAAATGCTGATACACGTTATCCTTTAAAACCAACTGATACTGAAAAAGTGTTAGCAGAAGTTTATCAAGGATTAACAGGTGGAGCTGCTTCATCTAAAGAAGCAAAAGCAATTGTTGCTGAGTTAAAAGAAAAAGGTTCTAAAGCAGTTGTAATGGCTGATGGTTCTAAAGAAGCGTATACTATTGCATTCGCAATTAACCAAGTTTTAGGATCAGCTGTAGTTTCAGATAAAGCTGTATTATTAAAAGAGTCTAACGATACTGTATTCAATCAATTCATTGCAGACGCTAAAGCTGGGCAAGTTGGAGTTTTATTAAACTTCCAAACGAATCCAATTTACAACGCGAAAAACGCAAAAGAAATTGAAGCAGCTTTCAAAAACATTGGACTTAAAGTTGGTTTAGTTGAAAAATTAGACGAAACTGCATCAGTAATGGACGTTATCGCTCCAGTTACTCACGGTTTAGAGTCTTGGAATGATTTCAGCCCAATAACAGGTGTGTACTCATTACAACAACCAACAATTCCACGTATTTTTGATTCTCGTCAATTCCAAGATTCATTAATTGCTTGGATGACAGGAGTAACTGAAGTGACTGAAGTAGAAGATCCAAATGATCCAATTATGGTGATGGCAGTTTCTGCAACAAGACAAAAAGTATCTCCATTTTACTTATACGTAAAACAAAATTGGGATTCAGCTATTTTACCAAAATTAGGTGTAGATTTCAACAAAGCATTATACAATGGTTATAATGAAGCGGCTGAAACTACGGCTTTTACTGCTAACACAGCTGCTGCTTCTGCTGCTTCTGCTAAATTAGCTGCAGGTAAAGCAACAGAATGGGAAATCCAATTCTATTCTAAAGCTGGATTAGGAGATGGTACTCAGGCTAATAATCCTTGGTTACAAGAATTACCAGATCCAATTACACGTAACTCTTGGGATAACTATTTAACAGTTAATCCAAATGATGCGGAGAAATTAGGAATCAAAATTCAAGATAACTACAACGTTACAAATGGAAGAATGCAATTTGACGGTGAGTATGTAAACTTAACTGTTAATGGAGTTGTTTTAGAAAACGTTCCAGTATTCATTCAGCCAGGTCAAGCTATCGGAACTGTAGGTTTAGCTTTCGGTTACGGTCGCACAAAAGCTGGTAAAGTTTCAAATAATGTAGGGGTTAATGCTTATACATTATATAACGGAACAGTTGGAGTTTCTAACGTTAAAATTGAAAAATCTTCTCGTACAGATAAACATGAGTTCGCTAATATGCAGCAACAACCAACATTGATGGGTCGTTACGAAATCGCAAGAGAAGTTTCTTTAGCTGATTTTATCAATACAGACCGTCAAGAATGGAATCCAGTTGCTAAAATGCCAACTTGGAGAGGAGATTCTCCTGTAGGTGAAGTTGACTTATGGGCAAGTTTTGATCGTTCAACAGGACCTCACTTCAATTTAACAATTGATATGAATGCTTGTACAGGATGTGGAGCGTGTGTAATTGCTTGTCAAGCAGAAAACAACGTACCAACTGTCGGTAAAGAGGAAATGCGTATGTCAAGAGATATGTACTGGTTAAGAATTGACCGTTACTACTCTGATGTAACATACAATGATCCAAACGGAAAATTAACTCAGAAAGTTGCGTTAGAATCTGATCCAGATAACGAACCACAACAATATACACGATTAATTAAGCCAGAGGCAGAAAATCCAGATGTGATTTTCCAACCATTAATGTGTCAACACTGTAACCACGCTCCTTGTGAGACTGTGTGTCCAGTAGGAGCAACATCTCATGGTCGTCAAGGTCAAAATATGATGGCTTATAACCGTTGTGTTGGTACTCGTTACTGTGCGAATAACTGTCCTTATAAAGTACGTCGTTTCAACTGGTTTAACTGGGCGAATAACGATAAATTCGACTTCCACATGAACAATGATTTAGGTCGTATGGTACTTAATCCAGATGTTGTTGTAAGAACACGAGGTGTAATTGAGAAATGTTCATTCTGTATCCAACAAACGCAAGCTGCAATCTTAAAAGCTAAGAAAGAAAACAGAGTAGTTAAAGACGAAGAGTTTATGGCTGCTGCTGCTTGTGCTGCTGCTTGTGGAACAGGAGCGATGAAATTTGGAGATATCAATGATGATAAATCAGAAGTAAGACAAGTATCGAAAGATAAACGTTCTTACGTTTTATTAGAAGAAATTGGTACAAAACCAAATGTTATCTATCAAGTAAAAGTTAGAAACAGAAAAGAACAAGCTTAA
- a CDS encoding HopJ type III effector protein — MILEKLNQNEANFADVIAYIEENYNYTASAFVNGNQENAIDQNQGSAKVFAFANLNNLSKEDTLKLFAEHYEAVLATPEGTDHNNIRQFIKNGWEGLKFKNEVLTKK; from the coding sequence ATGATTTTAGAAAAATTAAATCAAAACGAGGCGAATTTTGCTGATGTTATTGCTTATATCGAAGAAAATTATAATTACACTGCTTCTGCTTTTGTGAATGGAAATCAAGAAAATGCGATAGACCAAAATCAAGGTAGTGCGAAAGTATTTGCTTTTGCAAATTTAAATAACCTTTCTAAAGAAGATACTTTGAAATTATTTGCTGAACATTATGAAGCTGTTTTAGCAACTCCTGAAGGAACTGATCATAATAATATTCGTCAATTTATAAAAAATGGTTGGGAAGGTTTAAAATTTAAAAACGAAGTTTTAACAAAAAAATAA